The DNA segment GGCAACGACTTTTCCGCCCACTCGCGCAAGCGCGACGTGGGATTGCGAGCGGGCAGGGGGGAGTCGCTCGTCGTCGAACCAAGTGGCGTCGATGAGCGTTGAGGTCTCCTCGTCGATTTCGCCGAACAGCGATTCCACGCTTGCGCCGAGTTCGCGCGCAAGGCGGATCGCGATTGCCACGCCCGGATGATAGGCGCCCGACTCGATCGCGCCCAACGCCTGCCGCGAAATTCCCGCGCGCCGCGCCAGCTCGGTCTGGGTGAGATCCCGCGCCATTCGCGCGCGCGCCAGGGCCTTGCCAATCGATGCCATGATACTTGTCAATCCGCTCTTATTATGGCATGTAATGCGCCAGCATGAAAAGCCTTGCAACCTCGTTTATCCGATCGCGTGCGGTCTTTACGACAATCGTTCTGGCCGTCGCGCTCGCCGCGGCGACGCCGTGCCGAGCGCAAAGCGGCTCGTCGTTTGGGTCTGCGATCGAGGACTACTTTATAAACTGGTTTCCGCGCGTCACTCAAATCCAGAGCGAGCAGCCGCACTGGATAACTCCGCTGGTGACCGTGACCCCACGGCTCGAGGAGGAGGTGCGCTACGACCAGTTCTTCCAGTCGTCGCGCAATGGCCTCGCGACCGACAACTTCGGCGGCGGCAAGGGACTGGAGCTCATCCCGTTTCAAGATACTGAAATTATAGTCGGGATGCCGCCGTTCCTGAAGCGCAACATGCCGCGCAACACCGACGGCTTCGGCGACTGGCCGTTCCTGGTGAAGGTGCGGCTGCTCTCCTCCAACGAGGAGCACGACAATTACATCGTCACCGCCTTCATGGGGTTCAGCGTGCCGACCGGCTCGAAGGTCAACGGCAACGGCCACGCGATCTTCACCCCGACGCTGGCGGCCGGCAAAGGCTTCGGCGACTTCGATGTCCAGTCCACGGTTGGCGTCGCGTTCCCCAACGGCGGTCACGACACGCTCGACCGGCTGGGGATGCCGCTGGCCTGGAATACCACCTTCCAGTATCGCCTCTTCAAATATTTCTGGCCGGAGTTTGAAACCAACTACACCTGGCAGTCGTATGGCGCCGACACCGGGCACAGCATGCTCTACCTCACGCCCGGGATCCTGGTAGGGAGGATTCCGATTCACAACCGCGCCGGCCTGACGTTCGGCGTCGGCGACCAGATCGCGGCGACGTTCCGTCGCAACTTCAACCACAACCTCATCCTGACCGCGCGGATTCCGTTCTGACGAAACGATTCGGTTTGGCTCGAGTGGCTATGCGAGCATGCGATGCGTTGGCGCCAGGAGCACTTCGGTCGCGATCCCGTGCGGACACGCTCCCGCGCACGGCTTCGCGTCGCAACTGAGACACGCCGCGGCGTTCTCCGAGAGCATCGCGTATTCGCTGCGCGCAAGGCGGATATCGCCGTAGTCTCGAGCGTACATCCGCGTGCGCATCACGTCGGCGATCGG comes from the Candidatus Binatus sp. genome and includes:
- a CDS encoding transporter, yielding MKSLATSFIRSRAVFTTIVLAVALAAATPCRAQSGSSFGSAIEDYFINWFPRVTQIQSEQPHWITPLVTVTPRLEEEVRYDQFFQSSRNGLATDNFGGGKGLELIPFQDTEIIVGMPPFLKRNMPRNTDGFGDWPFLVKVRLLSSNEEHDNYIVTAFMGFSVPTGSKVNGNGHAIFTPTLAAGKGFGDFDVQSTVGVAFPNGGHDTLDRLGMPLAWNTTFQYRLFKYFWPEFETNYTWQSYGADTGHSMLYLTPGILVGRIPIHNRAGLTFGVGDQIAATFRRNFNHNLILTARIPF